The genome window AGCGGTGGCGACACTTATTACTCAGCTCGCTCTGACTTCTTCTTCCAGGTAGTGTTTGTTGCAACGGCTATGTCGATTGTATCGGGTGCTGTTGCGGAGCGCATGAAATTATGGGCTTTCCTTGCATTCGCAGTCGTCATGACAGGTGTTATCTACCCTGTTGAAGGCTACTGGACATGGGGTGGCGGTTTCTTAAGCGAAGCTGGTTTCTCTGACTTTGCAGGCTCAGGTATCGTACACATGGCGGGTGCTGCTGCTGCTTTGGCTGGTGTATTAGTACTCGGCGCTCGTAAAGGCAAGTACGGTAAAGACGGATCTATCAACGCTATCCCTGGCGCGAACCTTCCGCTAGCAACACTGGGTACATTCATCTTATGGATGGGTTGGTTCGGTTTCAACGGTGGTTCTGAACTTAAGCTATCGGACGTCGGTGAAGCTAACGCCGTTGCTCAAGTCTTCGTGAACACGAATGCGGCAGCTGCCGGTGGTGTAATCGCAGCCTTGATCACAGCTCGCTTGTTATTCAAGAAAGCCGACTTAACAATGGCTTTAAACGGTGCGCTAGCGGGTCTAGTAGCTATCACAGCTGATCCTTTATCACCTACCGCACTGGGTTCTACTGTGATTGGTGCAATCGGTGGTGTCCTTGTAGTCTTCTCAATCTTAGCGCTTGATAAGCTACGTGTTGATGACCCAGTAGGTGCGATCTCTGTACACGGTGTCGTTGGTATCTGGGGTCTGTTAGCCGTTTGCTTAAACAACGCTGACGCTACTATTGGTGCTCAATTACTCGGTATTGTCTCTATCTTTGCTTGGGTATTTATTGCATCACTGGTTGTTTGGTTGGTACTGAAAGCCATCATGGGTGTTCGTATCACCGAAGAAGAAGAGTACGAAGGTGCTGATATTGCAGAATGCGGTATGGAAGCATACCCAGAGTTCACTAAAGGTAAGTAATACCTAGACTCTGTAACTAAAAGAGGCGCCTTAGCGCCTCTTTTTGCGTATATAGCGAATTGATTCACTTCACTGGTATTATGGGTATACTGGTCTACTATATTTTTGACGTTGTTAGCTGTCGATCCTTTCTATCGACGCTATTAAGGAGACAATTATGAAACTGGTCAGCGCAGTTATTAAGCCGTTTAAGCTAGACGATGTACGTGAGGCATTGTCTGAAATAGGTATTCAAGGGGTGACCGTTACGGAAGTTAAAGGTTTCGGACGCCAAAAAGGCCACACTGAACTGTACCGTGGTGCTGAATATGTGGTCGATTTTCTACCAAAGGTAAAGATTGAAGTCGCTATCGATGATGATATGACCGACCAGGTTATTGAGGCCATCACTAAAACAGCTAATACCGGAAAAATTGGCGATGGCAAAATCTTCGTTATGCCTTTAGAGCAAGTTATTCGAATTCGTACAGGCGAAACAGGCCCAGACGCACTATAGCCGCTTGCGGTTTTAGTTAGCTATTTGGCTAAAATAATAAAAAAGCACCAATGCTGTACACCCACTATTCTTTAGAGCGGATAGATTGGTGCTTTTTGTTCCGCTAATCACAGCACTTGCGTAAAGACTAACCGCTAGCGTGAAGGCACTTCTATCGTCACGGACAAACCTTTCCCTTCAACATTTTCGGCTAGTATATATCCTCCTAGGCGTTCAGCAGCTCGCTTAGCTATGCTCAACCCTAAACCGTAACCTTTGGTACGCTGGCTTTGTCGATAGAACGGCTCAAACAGGGATGATAAGGTATCCTCAGGTACTCCGGTCCCATAGTCTGTAATAACGACACGAATACGATGCGCCTTAGGAATGCTCACTTCTATATCAACACGACAGTCCGGTTCAGTATGCTTTAATATATTTCCGACAACATTGCCTAGCGCACGCGAAAAAAGCTCCCCGTTACCCAGCCCCACCCAATGGCTTTTTGAATCACCTTTATTGGCGATCAACAGCTTAACTGGCCGATCAGGTTGCGAAAAACTAACATCATCGATTTCGGAGCGTATTTGCTCCACGACATCAAATGTCCCTTGGCGCGCATCAATGTGGTCCAATCGAGCTAACGATAGCATTTCATCAATTAAGCGACTTAAGCGTTCGCATTCCATATTCATGCGATTAACAATTTTATCGTCAGTACCTAATTTTTGCTCAGCCAGCCCCGATGCCGCTTGCAAACGAGCTAAAGGAGCACGTAGCTCATGTGAGACATCTTCAAATAAGCGCTGCTGGCCCTGCAGCATGCGTTCTACATAGCCTGCCATCACATCAAACTCTCGGGCTAACTCACCTATTTCATCACCGCGCCCCAGCAAAGCGGGCTCAATTTGCATTAAATGATCACCATTATGAAATTGCTTAACATGACGGCGCAAACGGTTTACCGGCCTCACAACCACAAAAGACAGCAACAGACTGGCAACTAAAGAGCCGATAAGAATAAATACGCTCTGAAATGAGAACAGCAACCCCAGCAAACGATTAACCGAATTACTCACTTTACCGCTAGGCACAATGACTCGGTATTTACCGGTATCTGCCGTTATGCTGAATTTAAGTGAGTTGGCAAATACCTGTTTATTTTCGCGGCCATAAACCAGATTGCCTTTATCGTTATAGATTAACAAAGGTAAAGGGGCGCGATGTCGTTTGCCGTTTTCCGGACGATCGCGGTCATCAAAAAAGTTCGGTGGCGGTGGTGGCACACCAAAATCAACAGCAGGCTTATCTTCCACAGCATCTGGGTTATAAACAGCACCAGCTTCTAAGCGCTCTATAATGATTTGAGCCATCTCTGTTGCTCTATACTCGTTCATGCGTCGGGCACTATTACGTTCAGCCACTTCACCGATCACGATGACGGTCACGATAATAACGCTCAAGCTCGTTAACCAAACCGCAAGAAAGATTTTCCAAAATAGCCGATTAAGACGCATTAAACATCGTCCCTCACTAATAAATAACCTTCACCTCGGACTGTTTTTATAAACTCCTTATCCCCCAAAAAAGCGCCCACTTTTTGACGAACACGGCTTACGTGAACATCAATAGCCCGGTCATAAGGAGTTAGGGGGCGATGCAAAACAATTTCCGTTAATTTCGACTTACTCAGGATTTCCCCAGGATGCTGCATAAACTGGTGTAGCACATTAAATTCGGCACTGGTTAATTCGATCACCTCGTCGCCACACATTACTTGCCGGCGGGATGGGTCGAGCGTGATCTGAGCGTAACTGAGCACGGCATCAGTCGCTGGTTGCTCCGTTAGACGACTGCGTCTTAGCACCGAACGAATCCGCGCCAATAATTCACGAGGATTACAGGGTTTTGACAAATAATCATCAGCCCCCATTTCCAAGCCGAGAATTCGATCAATATCGCCGCCACGCCCTGTTAGCATAATGACGGGAACCTGCACGGATGGTCTCAGTTGCTGTAGCAACTCCAATCCTGAAATCCCTGGCATCATGATATCAAACACCGCCAAATCAAATTGAGCACCCTCTTTAAATAAGCTCAATGCCTCTTCACCACTATTTGCAATAGAGATGGTTAAGCCTTCAGCGGTTAAGTAATCACCCAACAGCTCTGTTAATTCGATGTCATCATCAACCAGTATTATATGTGCGTCACTCATGCTTATTCCTTTCTTCGTGGCAACGTTAGATGTGCCACTCACTTAATATAAGACATTGTAGCGCGTAAAAAATCACTCCAACTACGCCCTCTTCAACCCTTTACCTAACTTTACAAGCATGAAACCCAACTTAGCATTGCCTTGGTACACAATAGCTCCATCATTTGAACAAGGAGATACACCATGAAAAAGACACTCATTACTTTACTCGCTATTCCAACATTAATGATGGGCACACTGGCACTTGCCGACGGCAAACATAAAGGCGATGACTGCCAAGGCCCTCGCGGTGATAAACACGGAAAATTCGATAAGAAAGGCGACCGTGGAGAGCCTGGTGAGCGCATGATTGAACGCATGTCTAAACGTCTCGACTTAAGTAAAGAGCAGCAAGATTCACTAGCGGATTTGTTCAAAGACCGTGCAGAACAGCGTCAAGCAATGATGGACAAAACACGCACGTTACATGAAACCTTGCGCGATTTAGACTCAACCAGCGATACCTATAATCAAGACCTTCAATCAGCTAAAGAGCTAGCAGCCAGCCTAGCCGTCGAGAAAATTGATGAACGTGCCAGCATGAAAGCTGACATTGCGAAGATTCTAACCCCTGAGCAGTTAGACAAATTTGAAGATGCTATGAAGCACAAAGGCGATCGTGGCGAACGCGGTAAAGGGCCGCGTCCAGAACAACCAATGAGCTAATCAGTCTCCATGTGCAAAGGCCTGTGTTCCTTTATAAGGTACCAGGCCTTTTTTTTGTTAAAAACAAACCTTTAAGCTACACAAAAGACGCCACAAACAGACAATTTAAAGCCTTTTCCCTTTTAGTCATCTTATTGTCATAAGAATTAGCAAGAATCTCCGGTCTGAATTATCATAGCTCGAGGATTTTAAAAGGGATGCCGCTCTAAGATGTCACTCAAACGGATAAGTTTGCTGCTTTTTTTGCTGATTGCTTGCGCATGCGCTATCGCACTCTCGCAGCTGACATGGAAAATTATAGGCCTTTCATTGCCAAACTCTGTGTCGTCAACGCTTTCCGTAAACAGGACAACGTCCGACACGACAAGTACCCATAAAATCCTCAATGAGGCCATCAATAGTATTAGGCAACAGCACCTGTTTGGCCAAGCTATTG of Neptunomonas phycophila contains these proteins:
- a CDS encoding sensor histidine kinase, which gives rise to MRLNRLFWKIFLAVWLTSLSVIIVTVIVIGEVAERNSARRMNEYRATEMAQIIIERLEAGAVYNPDAVEDKPAVDFGVPPPPPNFFDDRDRPENGKRHRAPLPLLIYNDKGNLVYGRENKQVFANSLKFSITADTGKYRVIVPSGKVSNSVNRLLGLLFSFQSVFILIGSLVASLLLSFVVVRPVNRLRRHVKQFHNGDHLMQIEPALLGRGDEIGELAREFDVMAGYVERMLQGQQRLFEDVSHELRAPLARLQAASGLAEQKLGTDDKIVNRMNMECERLSRLIDEMLSLARLDHIDARQGTFDVVEQIRSEIDDVSFSQPDRPVKLLIANKGDSKSHWVGLGNGELFSRALGNVVGNILKHTEPDCRVDIEVSIPKAHRIRVVITDYGTGVPEDTLSSLFEPFYRQSQRTKGYGLGLSIAKRAAERLGGYILAENVEGKGLSVTIEVPSR
- a CDS encoding Spy/CpxP family protein refolding chaperone: MKKTLITLLAIPTLMMGTLALADGKHKGDDCQGPRGDKHGKFDKKGDRGEPGERMIERMSKRLDLSKEQQDSLADLFKDRAEQRQAMMDKTRTLHETLRDLDSTSDTYNQDLQSAKELAASLAVEKIDERASMKADIAKILTPEQLDKFEDAMKHKGDRGERGKGPRPEQPMS
- a CDS encoding ammonium transporter yields the protein MEELLNSTAGDLTQLKYAVDTFYFLICGALVMWMAAGFAMLEAGLVRAKNTTEILTKNVALYAIACTMYLLCGYYIMYSSDAGGIMPNFGGLIGDENTAEAVLSSGGDTYYSARSDFFFQVVFVATAMSIVSGAVAERMKLWAFLAFAVVMTGVIYPVEGYWTWGGGFLSEAGFSDFAGSGIVHMAGAAAALAGVLVLGARKGKYGKDGSINAIPGANLPLATLGTFILWMGWFGFNGGSELKLSDVGEANAVAQVFVNTNAAAAGGVIAALITARLLFKKADLTMALNGALAGLVAITADPLSPTALGSTVIGAIGGVLVVFSILALDKLRVDDPVGAISVHGVVGIWGLLAVCLNNADATIGAQLLGIVSIFAWVFIASLVVWLVLKAIMGVRITEEEEYEGADIAECGMEAYPEFTKGK
- the glnK gene encoding P-II family nitrogen regulator, which translates into the protein MKLVSAVIKPFKLDDVREALSEIGIQGVTVTEVKGFGRQKGHTELYRGAEYVVDFLPKVKIEVAIDDDMTDQVIEAITKTANTGKIGDGKIFVMPLEQVIRIRTGETGPDAL
- a CDS encoding response regulator transcription factor, whose amino-acid sequence is MSDAHIILVDDDIELTELLGDYLTAEGLTISIANSGEEALSLFKEGAQFDLAVFDIMMPGISGLELLQQLRPSVQVPVIMLTGRGGDIDRILGLEMGADDYLSKPCNPRELLARIRSVLRRSRLTEQPATDAVLSYAQITLDPSRRQVMCGDEVIELTSAEFNVLHQFMQHPGEILSKSKLTEIVLHRPLTPYDRAIDVHVSRVRQKVGAFLGDKEFIKTVRGEGYLLVRDDV